Proteins co-encoded in one Plasmodium reichenowi strain SY57 chromosome 10, whole genome shotgun sequence genomic window:
- a CDS encoding putative membrane protein (conserved Plasmodium membrane protein, unknown function), whose amino-acid sequence MMKYFQKEGLSCLSLTEKRSFLVEKDIKTRKICITKENFKHIFILENVDIIAGLCFMNIFLFICSGLKEDENHGNITTNIHGTLFIISLICYSIEKIIPFSFCSDFLFIFLLSLSCTLPFLSFELKNNYNDCFNTIVFFPLYILLFFTRYHIRLLFVLLIFYILIIFIIDLSINTSIIYSYILIFLFFTLCFNFIFYRYLYYFSRTIYISKSSPNNMLLIFPYINEIQDLSFIKIADILVDLNNYIHMKWMYFSQYLSTINLNNPQHIKNLKITSTRFSNKFYTLKNQDIFKNYPPYFCLKVLYHKKLYFLSSAIDKKKKKWTKIHFNRKKINFYFLLEMINIHNQYDIKNINHIAASQNKIIINKNFNMTHQNNGTINKNINMTHQNNGTINKNINMTHQNNGTINKNINMTHQNNGTINKNINMTHQNNGTINENFNMTHQNNDTINKNINMTHQNYGTINENFNVTHQYNDTINKNTNMTHQNKCSINKNMYVSSQNNNIKEEEKINRKNDKRTNRISRNHQKNGNLLLDKNNNKKKKNTKKEKKMITQSEYDTFHQINSTKIKNEYKQNSIHDELNRNSNKIYIVKDFFSSYNCNQSIKGKTTTNSIKKKKKKKKKIKDNLFKTNPISKDKYETNFESNYVNNLTSYNKNNMEEKKLKIDQLYENNLTEQITLNVDKYNKKKKIHKVINTQKKNISDKIYTFKNVNGHEKDDNISVNKKNKTYITLSKHGLSYNVKENNVKEEFQIDNNQYNKKTNNIKEKYCDINNYYYNYTFKKNYNDTTNIQELQQKCNTKDIFPNITKCKNKKKNEDHIIYSDDYIYNNLYNIQNMMSNKNVLTNRKRTRTITSSDLYTSESSYTQSDEIYGKNIFFINFSCLFYIFMLKIKHIIKYIEEINSVVQCVNFKQGIVPKRSILLSFLDQKTERYYIMWSNSYDLVYYVDNYIYHIILILTFHLFCLFLRIAPIHITQTYFLFKMKSFLIIFMLRFFLSLVIILIFIYPVFRTISINPRNVFIIKMNFFIISIFILFLSIFDYIWTIFIIHKNWWIIQKESLHRLEDVYKNILFSYAQFFVVFPIYYFLTLHRLKNVCYIYIIFIFSIYIIYWHYIGTFLLGLKMNISLIVLLIISILFIIRPFEIVKRDIFLKCVLPYILFLDDILHFLSDEKKLKYLTTNI is encoded by the exons ATGATGAAATATTTCCAAAAGGAAGGACTATCATGTTTATCGCTGACAGAGAAAAGATCATTTCTAGTagaaaaagatattaaaaCTAG gAAAATATGCATTACGAAGGAAAACtttaaacatattttcATACTAGAAAATGTTGATATTATTGCCGGCTTGTGCTTTATGAacatatttctttttatatgttcaGGTTTAAAAGAAGATGAAAATCATGGAAATATTACTACAAATATTCATGGaactttatttattataagtttaatttgttattctattgaaaaaattataccattttcattttgttcagattttttatttatctttCTTCTTTCCTTATCATGTACGTTaccatttttatcatttgaattaaaaaataattataatgattgCTTTAATACTATTGTTTTTTTCCctttatatatcttattGTTTTTTACTAGATACCATATAAGATTATTATTCgttttattaatattttatatacttatcatatttattatagaCTTATCCATTAATACAAGtataatttattcatatattctcatcttccttttttttacaCTATGtttcaattttattttctatcgttatttatattatttctctagaaccatatatatatccaaaTCCTCTCctaataatatgttattaaTATTCCCTTATATTAATGAAATACAAGATTTAAGCTTCATAAAAATTGCTGATATTCTCGTAGacttaaataattatatacatatgaaaTGGATGTACTTTTCACAATATCTATCAACTATCAATTTAAACAATCCacaacatataaaaaatttaaaaattacTTCCACCAGATTCTCAAACAAATTTTATACACTCAAAAATCAAGATATCTTCAAAAATTATCCACCATATTTCTGTCTAAAAGTTCTGtatcataaaaaattatatttccTCTCTTCTGCCattgataaaaaaaaaaaaaaatggacCAAAATACACTTcaacagaaaaaaaatcaaCTTTTACTTCTTGCTAGAAATGattaatatacataatcaatatgatataaaaaatataaatcatattGCAGCTAGccaaaataaaataattataaataaaaattttaacaTGACTCACCAAAATAATGgtacaataaataaaaatattaacatGACTCACCAAAATAATGgtacaataaataaaaatattaacatGACTCACCAAAATAATGgtacaataaataaaaatattaacatGACTCACCAAAATAATGgtacaataaataaaaatattaacatGACTCACCAAAATAATGGTACAATAAACGAAAATTTTAACATGACTCACCAAAATAATGatacaataaataaaaatattaacatGACTCACCAAAATTATGGTAcaataaatgaaaattttaaCGTGACTCACCAATATAATGatacaataaataaaaatactaACATGACTCACCAAAATAAATGttcaataaataaaaatatgtatgtatctagccaaaataataatataaaagaggaagaaaaaattaacagAAAGAATGATAAACGTACCAACCGCATAAGCAGAAATCATCAAAAAAACGGGAACCTATTGTTagacaaaaataataataagaagaagaagaacACGAAAAAAGAGAAGAAGATGATTACACAATCTGAATATGACACATTTCATCAAATCAATTCtacaaaaataaagaacgaatataaacaaaatagTATACATGATGAACTGAATCGAAACTcaaacaaaatatatattgtaaagGATTTCTTCTCTTCATACAATTGTAATCAATCTATAAAGGGGAAAACTACTACTAAtagtataaaaaaaaaaaaaaaaaagaagaaaaaaataaaggatAACCTTTTCAAAACTAATCCTATATCCAAAGACAAATATGAAACAAATTTTGAATCCAATTATGTGAACAATCTCACaagttataataaaaacaatatggaagaaaagaaattaaaaatagatcaactttatgaaaataatttaacaGAACAAATTACCTTAAATgttgataaatataataaaaagaagaaaatcCATAAAGTCATCAACAcacagaaaaaaaatatatcagacaaaatatatacattcaaaaatgtaaatggccatgaaaaagatgataatatttctgttaataaaaaaaataaaacgTATATTACTTTATCAAAACATGGATTATCATACAAtgtaaaagaaaataatgtGAAAGAAGAATTTCAAATAGATAATaatcaatataataaaaagacaaataatataaaagaaaaatattgtgatataaataattattattacaattatacatttaaaaagaattataatgataCCACTAATATACAAGAATTACAACAAAAATGTAATACAAAGGATATTTTTCCGAATATTacaaaatgtaaaaataagaaaaaaaatgaagatcatattatatattccgatgattatatatacaataatttatataatatacaaaatatgaTGTCTAATAAAAACGTTCTAACAAATCGAAAAAGAACAAGAACTATCACCAGTTCTGATCTGTATACATCCGAATCATCGTATACACAATCTGATGAaatatatggaaaaaatatttttttcataaacTTTTCTTGtctattttatatattcatgcttaaaataaaacatattataaaatacattgaagaaataaattCAGTTGTCCAATGTGTTAATTTTAAACAAGGGATAGTACCAAAAAGAAGTATACTATTATCTTTTCTTGATCAAAAAACTGAAcgatattatattatgtggTCCAATTCATATGATTTAGTATATTATGTGGAtaactatatatatcatataattttaattcttACCTTTCATCTTTTTTGTCTCTTTTTACGAATAGCACCAATACACATCACTCAAACATATTTTCTa TTTAAAATGAAATCCTTTTTAATAATCTTTATGCTCAGATTTTTCCTTTCTCTAGTAATTATCttgatttttatatatcctGTATTCAGGACTATCTCGATTAACCCTCGAAATGttttcataataaaaatgaactttttcatcatttccatttttat ATTATTTTTGAGCATATTTGATTATATCTGGacaatatttattattcataaaaattgGTGGATCATACAAAAAGAGTCATTACATCGTCTGGAAGATGTTTATAA aaatatccttttttcttatgcccaattttttgttgtttttccgatatattattttcttacCCTACACAGATTAAAAAATGTGtgctatatatatatcatttttattttttctatatatataatatattggCATTATATTGGGACCTTCCTACTAGGTctaaaaatgaatatatctttaattgttttactaataatatctatattatttattatcag acCATTCGAAATAGTAAAACgagatatatttttaaaatgtgTGTTACcctatatattatttcttgATGATATATTGCACTTCCTTTCTGATGAGAAAAAACTCAAATATCTGACAACAAATATTTAG
- a CDS encoding hypothetical protein (conserved Plasmodium protein, unknown function) — MGREQNYKKKTFKNESHEKKIVNNKIIFFNMIYLMILFVVCFIGGILLGFLTTSYTSEINIIQNEDNVFQFLLKNEKIIIGGKLNIKFRVDNKTMLSYVFNSESVKYFYYPVGQNSNCLLYNGGLEEKSANQEPLKYKSEISTPLYNDEDIFPTKLTINVDYNILHSSSKVHTLPLHIGYEISQEYKNEVQPMYNDCKRFQKIYFSVKLDQLYMSNELRKIYNDKSYEFVFYCNCYMDDKVHAYFNAKPVYKNVILKNLRNNPKLLN; from the exons atgggaagagaacaaaattataaaaagaaaacttttaaaaatgaatcacatgagaaaaaaattgttaACAACAAgatcatattttttaatatgatTTATTTGATGATACTCTTCGTCGTTTGTTTTATAGGAG GTATATTGTTGGGCTTCTTAACCACATCATATACATCcgaaataaatattattcagaatgaagataatgtatttcaatttttattaaaaaatgaaaagataATTATAGGTGggaaattaaatataaaatttagAGTCGATAACAAAACTATGTTATCTTATGTATTTAATTCTGAAAGTgtcaaatatttttattatccaGTGGGACAAAATAGTAACTGTTTGTTGTATAACGGAG GTTTAGAAGAAAAATCAGCGAACCAGGAGCCtctaaaatataaaagtgAAATTAGCACACCGTTATATAACGATGAAGATATATTTCCTACCAAATTGAca attaatgtagattataatattttacacTCGTCATCTAAAGTACACACATTGCCGTTACATATAGGATATGAAATATCACAAGAGTACAAAAATGAAGTTCAGCCTATGTATAATGACTGTAAACGttttcaaaaaatttatttttctgTAAAATTAGATCAGTTATATATGTCGAATgaattaagaaaaatatataatgataagaGTTATGaatttgtattttattGTAATTGTTATATGGATGATAAGGTACATGCTTATTTTAATGCTAAACctgtatataaaaatgtcattttaaaaaatttaagaAACAACCCTAAACTGTTAAATTga
- a CDS encoding ADP/ATP carrier protein, putative, translating to MEIYYLKKKKKIKYKELFITTFLTHGGSNIISKLIISPLERIVLIKQIQPIFFKNVLIEPSYTYRNIINSIRTNQGYTSFWWGYNASICNFLSFSFLRLLFHDQIKYNLAIENRKNYFMTNFSLLYFSSCLAASIAYPFDTVRNYMSLNHEIIKDKKKYARSVFLFIYDQIVRGKIRNLYCGYSLCLLNFIPYLLITSKLNEVFTKYFIDDNFEKNNYISHDGSKRNNIKEEYNKLFKKTTNFFSYIALGVITGYVAQMATYPLETYRRKYQYHVMYEQKFPNTLMHKRYLKNNTTTQYQHIFKKVCNLYRGFTLHSFKLIPEYFIFSCFFYYVKNNIPI from the exons atggaaatttattatttaaaaaaaaaaaaaaaaatcaaatacAAAGAATTATTCATAACAACATTTTTAACACATGGAGGGTCTAATATAATTTCCAAGCTTATTATATCACCTCTTGAAAGGATAGTACTTATAAAGCAAATACAACCcatcttttttaaaaatgtattaattGAACCATCTTATACGTAcagaaatataataaata GTATACGCACAAATCAAGGATACACTTCATTTTGGTGGGGTTATAATGCCAGTATCTGCAATTTTCTATCATTCAGCTTTTTAAGACTACTATTTCATGAccaaataaaatataaccTAGCCATTGAAAAcagaaaaaattattttatgacCAACTTTTCcttgttatatttttcaagTTGCCTAGCTGCCTCAATTGCATACCCATTCGATACTGTGCGCAATTATATGTCTTTAAATCATGAAATTattaaagataaaaaaaaatatgcaAGGAGTGTTTTCCTATTCATATATGATCAAATTGTGAGAGGAA AAATCAGAAACTTATATTGTGGCTATAGCTTGTGCTTATTGAATTTCATTCCgtatttattaataacaaGCAAATTGAATGAGGTCTTcacaaaatattttatcgacgataattttgaaaagaataattaCATTTCACATGATGGTTCGAAAaggaataatataaaggaagaatataataaattatttaaaaagacaactaactttttttcatatatcGCTTTGGGTGTTATAACAGGTTATGTGGCTCAAATGGCAACATATCCTCTAGAAACGtatagaagaaaatatcAATATCATGTTATGTATGAACAGAAATTTCCTAACACCTTAATGCATAAAAGatatttaaagaataataCAACAACACAATATcaacatatttttaaaaaagttTGCAATTTATATAGAGGGTTTACCTTACATTCTTTTAAATTGATACCTGagtattttatattcagttgttttttttactaCGTCAAAAATAACATACCAATATGA
- a CDS encoding hypothetical protein (conserved Plasmodium protein, unknown function), translated as MRVYYSNFVKDKRKCLNFIKVEKKYGGTSLLTKIGQAFNQEHLKNMKTKLDNVKRNSSPLFGTSMESSNNIFKNFIDIFRKNNIIKDKLKINDSEKKEKEFYMFYVNSLMKYEGIFTYRKFQAFLKDLCDYFNIFSIKYKYKKKMNPQFEKLKKQYEVLNSFLPYELDNDDYKIFTQESKKYIAQAANVDIKFIDELLLFHDTLKTDRTWFYRRKVLKRNIPESFDAREIEAPYDRPVPKTYNYNIKEHSLEYDEFMKKHGRKLKFKQWNSKQHPWFRKNTSGRNRWATRPYTKQFPYLYYSRVPNHMYLSKNKPKISH; from the coding sequence ATGAGGGTGTACTATTCCAATTTTGTAAAagataaaagaaaatgtttgaattttataaaagttGAAAAGAAATATGGAGGTACATCCCTATTAACAAAGATTGGTCAGGCATTTAACCAAgaacatttaaaaaatatgaaaacTAAATTAGATAATGTAAAGAGAAATAGCTCACCTCTTTTCGGTACATCCATGGAaagtagtaataatatatttaaaaattttatagatatatttcgaaagaataacataataaaagataaattaaaaataaatgatagtgaaaagaaagaaaaagaattttACATGTTCTATGTGAATTCATTAATGAAATATGAAGgtatatttacatatagAAAATTTCAAGCGTTTCTAAAAGATTTATGtgattattttaatatatttagtataaaatataaatataaaaagaaaatgaatcctcaatttgaaaaattaaaaaaacaatatgaagtattaaattcatttttGCCTTATGAATTAgataatgatgattataaaatttttacaCAAGAAAgcaaaaaatatatagcTCAAGCAGCTAATGtagatataaaatttatagaTGAGTTACTTCTTTTTCATGATACATTAAAAACTGATCGTACATGGTTTTATAGAAGAAAagtattaaaaagaaatatcCCAGAAAGTTTTGATGCTAGAGAAATTGAGGCCCCATATGATAGACCAGTACCTAAGACAtacaattataatattaaagaaCATTCTTTAGAATATGATGAATTTATGAAAAAACATGGTCGcaaattaaaatttaaacaATGGAATTCTAAACAGCATCCATGGTTTAGAAAAAATACTTCAGGAAGAAATAGATGGGCCACTCGACCATACACAAAACAATTTCCCTATCTTTACTATTCTCGTGTACCCAATCACATGTATTTATCAAAGAACAAGCCAAAAATTTctcattaa
- a CDS encoding methionine--tRNA ligase, putative, producing MKIYFIFILFLYLNFFILIIEILSKDIKKTRRSFPSYYIKDGEKRKSNKIKRKRIKNNGYINVYRKNILDIININGDQNKIKEKWLHNLKKKKPFDKISVGLSYYNDDKKEIFDLTFVNNKENWNDDNYNNKSCIKKASNAEEYLLISTPVYYSNDRPHIGHAYCNILCDVIYKYEKLKGVEKKKKDIIFFSGMDEHGLKIEKKCNKNKMKIIEYIDDISNYYKDMNKKLSVDVNLFYRTSNSFHKMFVQNVWKYLVHNNYIYKDTYKGYYNINEERYISEQELREGKYKIDNENIIYVEEENSYFFNILKFKDYLIDFYEKNENFLYPQYLRKQVIYTLKNELRNICISRYNTKWAIQIPNEVEGTIYVWFDALLSYISSMLYLHKIKKNYNNNNNNNNNNNNNNKNNNNNNNNGINGIRGTKDVHISSTCDADFPICSYDDILNIVNFNANNNNNTQSNIFPHISRNICDEKKNEKREKNIPFNKVIRKKFWNPFIQVIGKDILNFHAIFYICLLKSLNLELPQKILCHGLIKNENIKMSKSLNNVVNPFDLLKKYNPDVLRLYFMGCGCIYEDKNYKEQNIESFELFLRNNVGNLLYRVVSLCIENNYKIVPVIKTNDYYSNIILNEWKDNIKNKLIPYLDNMEYIQFLELIMTLIKNVNKFFVHNTPWNYKKDTQHFHTTIYVTLECMKYFSILMFPFIPNISLAVLRNIGFDDIDEENISLDMLEKRTTKFMLNGLIKIV from the coding sequence atgaaaatttattttatttttatattatttttgtatttaaatttttttattttaataatagaaatattaagcaaagatataaaaaaaactaGACGCTCTTTTCcttcatattatataaaggatggagagaaaagaaaaagcaataaaataaaaagaaaaagaataaaaaataatggttatataaatgtttataggaaaaatatattggatatcataaatataaatggtgatcaaaataaaattaaagaaaaatggttgcacaatttaaaaaagaaaaaaccATTTGACAAAATAAGTGTGGgtttatcatattataatgatgataaaaaagaGATATTTGATTTAACGtttgtaaataataaagaaaactggaatgatgataattataataataagagTTGTATTAAAAAAGCTAGTAATGCTGAAGAATATTTACTTATTAGTACTCCtgtatattattcaaatgATAGACCACACATAGGTCATGCatattgtaatatattatgtgacgttatatataaatatgaaaaattaaaaggggtagagaaaaagaaaaaggatataatttttttctcgGGTATGGATGAGCATGGTTTAAAAATTGAAAAGAAgtgtaataaaaataaaatgaaaataattgaatatattgatgatatatctaattattataaagatATGAATAAGAAATTAAGTGTGGAtgtaaatttattttatagGACATCCAATTCATTTCATAAAATGTTTGTTCAGAATGTATGGAAATATTTAgtacataataattatatatataaagatacatataaaggttattataatattaatgaagAAAGATATATAAGTGAACAAGAATTAAGAGAAggtaaatataaaatagataatgaaaatattatatatgttgaagaagaaaatagttatttttttaatatattaaaatttaaagattatttaattgatttctatgaaaaaaatgaaaattttttatatccaCAATATTTAAGAAAACAAGTAATTTAtactttaaaaaatgaattaagaaatatatgtataagTAGGTATAATACAAAGTGGGCAATACAAATACCAAATGAAGTAGAAGGTACTATCTACGTGTGGTTTGATGCTTTGTTATCATATATAAGTTCTATGTTATATctacataaaataaaaaaaaattataataataataataataataataataataataataataataataaaaataataataataataataataatggtaTAAATGGTATAAGGGGTACAAAAGATGTGCATATATCCTCTACATGTGATGCGGATTTTCCCATTTGCTCATATGatgatattttaaatatcGTAAATTTTAATGccaataataataataatacacaaagtaatatatttccACATATAAGCAGGAACATATgtgatgaaaaaaaaaatgaaaaaagagaaaaaaatattccaTTCAACAAAGTAATCCGTAAAAAATTTTGGAATCCATTTATCCAAGTTATAGGTAAAGATATTTTGAATTTCCATgctatattttatatatgtttgttGAAAAGTTTAAATCTTGAACTTCCACAAAAAATTCTATGTCATggtttaataaaaaatgaaaatataaaaatgtcCAAGAGCTTAAATAATGTTGTAAATCCATTTGaccttttaaaaaaatataatccAGATGTATTAcgtttatattttatggGATGTGGTTGTATTTATgaagataaaaattataaagaacaaaatatagAATCATTCGAATTATTTCTAAGAAATAACGTAGGGAATCTATTATATCGTGTAGTATCCTTATgtatagaaaataattataagaTTGTTCCtgttataaaaacaaatgattattattctaatattattttaaatgagtggaaagataatataaagaataaacTTATACCGTATCTTGATAATATGGAATATATTCAATTTTTGGAACTTATTATGacattaataaaaaatgtaaataaattttttgtGCATAATACACCATggaattataaaaaagatacaCAACATTTTCACACAACTATTTATGTTACTTTGGAGTgtatgaaatatttttctatattaatGTTCCCATTTATACCAAACATTTCTTTGGCTGTTTTAAGAAATATTGGTTTCGATGACATTGACGAGGAGAATATATCTCTCGACATGTTGGAAAAAAGGACAACCAAATTTATGCTTAATGGGTTGATAAAAATAGTGTga
- a CDS encoding hypothetical protein (conserved Plasmodium protein, unknown function), whose translation MYEQSGENFISSVYEEELAKAKKIMATLEDIEIDLYEELIKLNILKKNSNLEIYKRIIHEI comes from the exons atgtatgaaCAGTCAGGtgaaaattttatttcctCAGTTTATGAAGAGGAACTAGCGAAAGCTAAAAAG ATAATGGCTACACTAGAAGATATAGAAATTGATTTATATGAGGAGTTGATAAAATTAAACATCTTAAA aaaaaattcaaatttggaaatatataaaagaattattcacgagatataa
- a CDS encoding hypothetical protein (conserved Plasmodium protein, unknown function) has product MFWNYNFFLKNCFILSFHILIIFGISTFLNLLPTFNVKGDIKSKKKRKKEKKKKGKMKKHISEKFSKGLCCLFDILLRNLIYNLYYAFDQIKENNYIRNVENEKTKKQICIKNLDKSKKNIEKCINLSLTVLRIMQGNKNYFIQHILDNYASIKSNSVEKKNKNKFDDSHLMYNMYKYSFPLKEVYKNSCFYDINMDEEKKIFIKNRHIKAYTNQFNIIDTFIDKHKKYSKEDLINELNNLLHTHYLNDSTMERENNKKGNQKTNDNLIDDDLVTNDLFSEYFNNCKKSNKLNILIKEVNLNSLKNFHNILYKNINFIRTFNEIKDDENNDMKNIELAEIFHM; this is encoded by the exons atgttttggaattataatttctttttaaagaattgctttattttatcatttcatattttgataatatttGGAATATCAACTTTCCTAAATTTGTTGCCAACCTTTAACGTTAAAGGGGAtataaaatcaaaaaagaaaagaaagaaggagaagaagaaaaaaggGAAAATGAAGAAACATATATCAGAAAA ATTTAGTAAAGGTCTATGTTGCCTATTTGACATACTTCTGAGAAATCTTATTTACAATTTGTATTATGCATTTGATCAAATTAAAGAGAATAATTATATCAGGAATGTTGAGAATGAAAAGAcgaaaaaacaaatatgtataaagAATTTGGACAAATCgaagaaaaatattgaaaaatgCATAAATTTAAGTTTAACCGTTTTAAGAATTATGCAAGGAaataagaattattttattcagCATATTTTAGATAACTATGCTTCCATTAAATCAAATAGTGTTgagaaaaagaataaaaataaatttgaTGATTCACATTTAatgtataatatgtataaatattcattcCCATTAAAAGaagtatataaaaatagttgtttttatgatataaatatggatgaagaaaaaaaaatttttataaagaaTAGACATATTAAAGCTTATACTAAtcaatttaatattatagatACATTTATAGATAAACATAAGAAATATTCAAAGGAAgatttaataaatgaacTTAATAATTTGCTACATACACATTATTTGAATGATAGTACAATGGAAAgggaaaataataaaaagggAAATCAGAAAACAAATGACAATTTAATTGATGATGATTTGGTTACTAACGATTTGTTCTcagaatattttaataattgtaaaaaaagtaataaactgaatattttaataaaagaagTTAATTTAAATAGTTTAAAAAATTTCCATAATATTctatacaaaaatattaattttataaggacatttaatgaaataaaagatgatgaaaataatgacaTGAAGAATATTGAATTAGCTGaaatatttcatatgtGA
- a CDS encoding hypothetical protein (conserved Plasmodium protein, unknown function) yields MVQVDSILEKKFLSFEEGKVLVTTSLKTGRGIEILNKLINEKRYLRCVFYYLKLLCTVKYINKHKIKRSLCTLENVIKCKVHKIFHQICYNVKNKILMCNIKKYDKCYYNSFKKIKGLFKLEKIFKTFMKNILIDFFSKCLFSNTLSSLKIKNKNVFKENNQGTFLSFERVYKKKLGNSNRFPFLNDCYMYHKYRYYNIYQGGSHNYIGMCPKCYLLLHDNYNKSYENIYTKIYSFDKQNIVQPLIPYYYKNLPSIKVHQNRDKIA; encoded by the exons ATGGTTCAAg TCGATTCTATATTAGAAAAGAAATTTCTTTCTTTTGAAGAAGGAAAGGTTCTCGTAACTACAAGTCTAAAAACTGGAAGGGGcatagaaatattaaacaaattaataaatgaGAAAAGATATTTAAGATgtgttttttattatttaaaattattatgtacagtgaaatacataaataagCATAAAATAAAGAGGAGTCTATGTACATTagaaaatgtaataaaatgtaaggtacataaaatattccatcaaatatgttataatgtaaaaaataaaatattaatgtgtaacataaaaaagtatgataaatgttattataatagtTTTAAGAAGATAAAAGGATTATTTAAAttggaaaaaatattcaaaacatttatgaagaatatacttattgattttttttcaaaatgtCTTTTTTCTAATACATTGTCCTCtttgaaaataaagaataaaaatgtatttaaagaaaataatcAAGGTACCTTTTTATCATTTGAAAGggtttataaaaaaaagcTTGGAAATAGTAATAGGtttccttttttaaatgattgttatatgtatcataaatatagatattataatatatatcaagGGGGTTcacataattatatagGAATGTGTCCTAAatgttatttattattacatgataattataataaatcctatgaaaatatatatacaaaaatatattctttcGATAAACAGAATATTGTACAGCCACTAATcccttattattataaaaatttacCATCAATAAAGGTACATCAAAACAGGGACAAAATTgcataa